The following coding sequences lie in one Cetobacterium ceti genomic window:
- a CDS encoding DUF1622 domain-containing protein: MNKEFITIFHNILHYISFFFTGIAVLIIIFGFFLTIKRICFTKEKNRYRKNIKECFDHFVILGLQLLIVADIIDTIIAPDILSIVVVLIVVLIRTIMSWELRQEE; the protein is encoded by the coding sequence ATGAATAAAGAATTTATTACTATATTTCATAACATTTTGCATTATATTTCATTTTTTTTTACAGGGATAGCTGTTCTCATTATTATTTTTGGATTTTTTTTAACGATAAAAAGAATTTGTTTTACAAAGGAGAAAAATAGATATCGAAAAAATATAAAAGAGTGTTTCGATCATTTTGTAATTTTAGGTTTACAGCTATTAATAGTAGCAGATATTATAGATACAATTATTGCTCCAGATATATTAAGTATCGTAGTTGTATTAATAGTTGTTTTAATAAGAACTATTATGAGTTGGGAATTAAGACAAGAAGAATAA
- the brnQ gene encoding branched-chain amino acid transport system II carrier protein: MYRKKDVLLTGFALFAMLFGAGNLIFPPIVGYNAGTEWKAALFGFFITGIGFPLMAIISAALAGDKIDNFGERVSPKFSKIFNIILILAIGPLLALPRTGATAFEMALNPHIHNNLQIIKPIFLGIYFLISLLFSLKSNKVVDRVGKILTPILLIILSLIIWKGISSPIGVPIISKNINNFKYGFFNGYQTMDTLGAIVFSSIILKSIRQGRSLNKKQEMNFLIKSSTIALIALTIVYGGLLYIGSTSSGILPNTGATNLLSDIIILLLGKLGIISLGICVAGACLTTAVGLTATVGEYFSKLLKISYEKTVILTTLVGFIFSNFGVNTIVKISAPILVFLYPIAIVLIFLNIIKKYIHNDFIFKGAVLGSGLVGFMEMINSFGLKVNLFEKIYSYLPFSSFGLAWLIPTLVTSFIFNLFFKKSYRLSKA, encoded by the coding sequence TTGTATAGAAAAAAAGATGTTTTATTAACTGGATTTGCTTTATTCGCAATGCTTTTTGGAGCAGGTAATTTAATTTTTCCGCCTATTGTAGGTTATAATGCTGGTACTGAATGGAAAGCAGCTTTATTTGGATTTTTTATAACTGGAATAGGATTTCCTTTAATGGCTATTATTTCTGCAGCTTTAGCAGGAGATAAAATAGATAATTTTGGGGAAAGAGTTTCTCCTAAATTTAGTAAAATTTTTAATATAATATTAATTTTAGCTATTGGACCATTATTAGCTCTTCCTAGAACAGGAGCTACAGCATTTGAAATGGCTTTAAATCCTCATATTCACAATAATTTACAAATTATTAAACCTATTTTTTTAGGTATATATTTTTTAATAAGCTTATTATTTTCTTTAAAATCAAATAAAGTTGTTGATAGAGTAGGGAAAATATTAACTCCTATTTTATTAATAATTCTATCGTTAATTATTTGGAAAGGAATTTCTTCGCCAATAGGAGTTCCTATTATTTCTAAGAATATAAATAATTTTAAATATGGTTTTTTTAATGGATACCAAACTATGGATACACTAGGAGCAATAGTTTTTTCTAGTATTATTTTAAAATCTATAAGACAAGGTCGTTCATTAAATAAAAAACAAGAAATGAATTTTTTGATAAAATCTAGTACAATAGCTTTAATAGCTTTAACGATTGTTTATGGTGGTTTATTATATATCGGTTCTACATCTAGTGGAATATTACCTAATACAGGAGCTACTAATTTATTATCTGATATTATTATATTGTTATTAGGTAAATTAGGCATTATTTCTTTAGGAATCTGTGTAGCAGGAGCTTGTTTGACAACTGCTGTTGGATTAACTGCAACTGTTGGGGAATACTTTAGTAAATTGTTGAAAATTTCTTATGAAAAAACAGTAATACTAACAACACTTGTAGGATTTATTTTCTCAAATTTTGGTGTTAATACTATTGTAAAAATCTCTGCGCCTATTTTAGTTTTTCTTTATCCTATTGCAATTGTTTTAATATTTTTAAATATTATAAAAAAATATATTCATAATGATTTTATTTTTAAAGGTGCTGTTTTAGGTAGTGGATTAGTGGGATTTATGGAAATGATAAATAGCTTTGGTTTAAAAGTTAATTTATTTGAAAAGATATATTCATACTTACCTTTTAGTAGTTTTGGATTAGCTTGGCTTATTCCAACACTTGTCACAAGTTTTATTTTTAATTTATTCTTTAAAAAATCATATAGGCTATCAAAAGCATAA